Proteins encoded in a region of the Sphingomonas sp. OV641 genome:
- a CDS encoding transglutaminase family protein — protein sequence MRLTIDHRTVYAFTAPQGRIVQLLRMTPGDTHDQTVAEWHVTVDCDSRMTRHRDGFGNATTMLYCEGAIERIELTVSGEVVTSSSSGVLHGAAELLPPRFFLRTTPSTASDAAIAQFAAKEGGGRDIAALHRLNRAVRARFADDHGRPVPGRTAADAFALEALTPRDMAQVFIAAARSAGAPARYVSGYCDLAGDHRPTPHGWAEAHVDDLGWIAFDPSLGLSPEEHHVRVAVALDAAGAAPVAGSRLGEGAERLEVDVTVQSDD from the coding sequence ATGCGGCTGACCATCGATCATCGCACGGTTTACGCCTTCACCGCGCCGCAGGGCAGGATCGTGCAATTGCTGCGCATGACGCCCGGCGACACGCATGATCAGACGGTTGCCGAATGGCATGTCACGGTGGACTGCGATTCGCGCATGACCCGGCACCGTGACGGTTTCGGCAATGCCACGACGATGCTTTATTGCGAGGGTGCGATCGAGCGGATCGAGCTGACCGTTTCCGGTGAAGTGGTGACGAGTTCGTCCAGCGGCGTGTTGCACGGCGCCGCGGAACTGCTGCCGCCGCGCTTCTTCCTGCGCACAACGCCATCAACGGCGTCCGACGCGGCCATCGCCCAATTCGCTGCGAAAGAGGGTGGCGGACGTGACATTGCGGCCCTGCACCGGCTGAACCGTGCTGTGCGGGCGCGCTTCGCCGATGATCACGGGCGCCCTGTTCCAGGCCGCACGGCCGCTGACGCCTTCGCCCTGGAGGCACTGACCCCGCGCGACATGGCTCAGGTATTCATCGCTGCTGCGCGGTCCGCAGGGGCGCCTGCGCGCTATGTCTCGGGCTATTGCGATCTGGCGGGCGATCACCGGCCGACCCCGCACGGCTGGGCAGAGGCGCATGTCGACGATCTTGGCTGGATCGCCTTCGACCCGTCGCTCGGCCTGTCGCCGGAGGAGCATCATGTCCGCGTGGCGGTCGCGTTGGATGCCGCCGGTGCCGCCCCTGTCGCCGGATCGCGCCTTGGCGAAGGGGCGGAGCGGCTGGAGGTCGACGTTACGGTGCAGAGCGACGATTGA
- a CDS encoding threonine ammonia-lyase — translation MATAAQPTTTETLPVSIEDVRAAHARIRDSIVRTPTLVSKTLSTLAGATIYLKFENLQFTAAYKERGALNTLLLLDAEAKARGVIAASAGNHAQGLAYHANRLGVPATIVMPTTTPTVKVVQTEGHGASVVLHGATFDEAYAHARVLEAERGYTFVHPFDDPRVIAGQGTVAIEMLDEVPAIDTLVVPIGGGGLISGMSTVARAADHPIEVIGVQAELFPSMYNKLRHTDLPCAGDTLAEGIAVKQPGGLTAQMVEALVDDIVLVTERSLEESVSLLLQIEKTVVEGAGAAGLAAVLANKERFAGKTVGIVLCGGNIDTRLLANVLLRDLARSGRLARLRIRLQDQPGALYNVARIFDQERVNILELAHQRIFTNLPAKGLSLDVECETRDRAHLDRLLSALDTAGYKVSLIELA, via the coding sequence ATGGCGACTGCGGCACAACCGACGACAACCGAAACTCTCCCCGTCTCGATCGAGGACGTCCGTGCCGCCCACGCCCGAATCCGCGATTCGATCGTGCGCACGCCGACGCTGGTCAGCAAGACGCTGTCCACGCTGGCCGGCGCGACCATCTATCTGAAGTTCGAAAACCTGCAGTTCACCGCCGCGTACAAGGAGCGTGGCGCGCTGAATACGCTGCTGCTGCTCGACGCGGAGGCCAAGGCGCGCGGCGTCATTGCCGCCTCCGCCGGCAATCATGCGCAGGGCCTCGCCTATCACGCCAACAGGCTGGGCGTGCCGGCCACGATTGTGATGCCTACCACCACCCCGACGGTGAAGGTGGTGCAGACCGAGGGCCACGGCGCCAGTGTCGTGCTTCACGGCGCGACTTTCGACGAGGCTTACGCCCATGCCCGCGTGCTGGAGGCGGAGCGCGGCTATACCTTCGTCCACCCGTTCGATGATCCGCGCGTGATCGCGGGCCAGGGCACGGTGGCGATCGAGATGCTGGACGAGGTGCCGGCGATCGACACTTTGGTGGTTCCGATCGGCGGCGGCGGGCTCATTTCCGGCATGTCGACCGTGGCGCGGGCGGCCGATCACCCAATCGAAGTGATCGGCGTCCAGGCTGAGCTGTTCCCCTCCATGTACAACAAGCTGCGGCATACCGACCTGCCCTGCGCTGGCGATACGCTGGCGGAAGGTATCGCGGTGAAGCAGCCTGGCGGCCTTACCGCGCAGATGGTGGAAGCGCTGGTCGACGACATCGTGCTCGTCACCGAACGGAGCTTGGAGGAATCGGTCAGCCTGCTGCTCCAGATCGAGAAGACCGTGGTTGAAGGCGCCGGCGCGGCGGGCCTTGCGGCGGTGCTGGCCAACAAGGAGCGGTTCGCCGGCAAAACGGTGGGCATCGTCCTTTGCGGCGGCAATATCGATACCCGGCTCCTCGCCAACGTGCTGCTGCGCGATCTTGCCCGATCCGGCCGTCTTGCTCGGCTGCGCATCCGCCTGCAGGATCAGCCCGGCGCGCTCTACAATGTCGCCCGCATCTTCGATCAGGAGCGGGTCAACATCCTCGAGCTCGCGCATCAGCGGATCTTCACCAACCTTCCGGCGAAGGGACTGAGCCTGGACGTGGAGTGCGAAACGCGGGATCGCGCGCATCTCGATCGCCTGCTCTCCGCGCTAGATACCGCGGGCTACAAGGTGAGCCTGATCGAGCTCGCCTGA
- a CDS encoding amidohydrolase — MKRAFLLATALLASPATADGIVDNVNGLAPTADGRVIRFKAVLIDQAGKVTRLVPPGEEPPKLSRRELKKNAGKPLYDWRIDMGGKTLLPGFIDAHGHVMGLGFGALSLDLSGARSLNEAKAMIIAYVQANPDRKWITGRGWNQEAWGLGRFPTAADLDDVAPGHAVWLERADGHAGWANSMAMREAGVTAATAAPPGGRIEKAGNAPAGVFVDAAMQLIERAVPQPLPKERDAAFLEAQQKLLSNGITAVADMGTTIDDWLSYRRMADIGALRVRIMSYGAGVETASRIGGKGPTPWLYDDRLRMGGVKIYLDGALGSRGAALKAPYADAPGERGLSFLSDTQLQNQMSRAAMDNFQLAVHAIGDKANAQVLDAIQVLSATYTGDRRWRIEHAQVFDPADLKSVGQFGTIASMQPTHQTGDRTMAEARLGPARLAGAYAWKSVLANGGKLAFGSDFPVEKPDPWDGWAAAFTRQDAKGQPPGGWRPEEAVSREQAWWAFTGGAAYAGFAEQKFGNLAPGQKADFIIVDRDPLTADPAALRGTRVEQTWIGGVKAFDRNGGVKAPGK, encoded by the coding sequence ATGAAGCGCGCCTTCCTCCTCGCCACCGCGCTCCTCGCCTCGCCGGCCACCGCGGATGGCATTGTCGACAACGTCAACGGTCTGGCGCCGACCGCGGACGGCCGGGTGATCCGCTTCAAGGCGGTGCTGATCGATCAGGCTGGCAAGGTCACGCGGCTGGTGCCCCCGGGTGAGGAGCCGCCGAAGCTCAGTCGCCGCGAATTGAAGAAAAATGCCGGCAAGCCGCTCTACGATTGGCGGATCGACATGGGCGGCAAGACGCTGCTGCCCGGGTTCATCGATGCCCATGGCCATGTCATGGGCCTGGGCTTCGGCGCGCTGTCGCTGGACCTGTCCGGCGCCCGTTCGCTGAACGAGGCCAAGGCGATGATCATCGCCTATGTTCAGGCGAATCCCGATCGCAAGTGGATCACCGGGCGCGGCTGGAACCAGGAGGCGTGGGGCCTCGGGCGCTTTCCCACTGCGGCGGACCTGGACGATGTCGCTCCCGGCCATGCGGTGTGGCTGGAGCGGGCGGATGGCCATGCCGGCTGGGCGAACAGCATGGCAATGCGCGAGGCGGGTGTGACGGCCGCGACCGCTGCCCCGCCGGGTGGCCGGATCGAAAAGGCCGGCAATGCGCCGGCGGGCGTTTTCGTCGACGCCGCCATGCAGCTGATCGAACGCGCGGTGCCGCAGCCGCTGCCCAAGGAGCGCGACGCGGCTTTCCTGGAGGCGCAGCAGAAGCTGCTGTCGAACGGCATCACTGCGGTGGCCGATATGGGCACGACTATCGATGACTGGCTCAGCTATCGCCGCATGGCCGACATTGGCGCGCTGCGGGTGCGCATCATGAGCTACGGTGCGGGCGTGGAGACGGCGAGCCGGATCGGCGGCAAGGGGCCGACGCCATGGCTTTACGATGATCGGCTGCGCATGGGCGGGGTGAAGATCTACCTTGACGGCGCGCTCGGCTCGCGCGGCGCGGCGCTTAAGGCGCCTTATGCCGATGCGCCGGGCGAAAGGGGCCTGAGCTTCCTTTCAGACACCCAGCTGCAGAACCAGATGAGCCGTGCGGCGATGGATAACTTCCAGCTCGCCGTTCATGCGATCGGCGACAAGGCCAATGCCCAGGTGCTCGATGCCATTCAGGTGCTGAGCGCGACCTATACCGGCGATCGCCGCTGGCGGATCGAACATGCGCAGGTGTTCGATCCGGCGGATCTCAAGAGCGTCGGGCAGTTCGGCACGATCGCCTCGATGCAGCCGACGCACCAGACGGGCGATCGCACCATGGCGGAGGCGCGGCTAGGGCCGGCGCGGCTGGCGGGTGCCTATGCGTGGAAATCGGTGCTGGCGAACGGCGGCAAGCTCGCCTTCGGCTCCGACTTTCCGGTCGAGAAGCCCGATCCATGGGACGGCTGGGCAGCCGCGTTCACGCGCCAGGATGCAAAGGGGCAACCGCCGGGCGGGTGGCGTCCGGAAGAGGCGGTATCGCGCGAACAGGCCTGGTGGGCGTTCACCGGCGGCGCTGCCTATGCGGGCTTCGCGGAGCAGAAGTTTGGCAATCTGGCGCCTGGCCAGAAGGCGGACTTCATCATCGTCGATCGGGATCCGCTGACGGCAGATCCGGCGGCGCTGCGCGGCACGCGCGTGGAGCAGACGTGGATCGGCGGGGTGAAGGCGTTCGACCGGAATGGCGGCGTAAAGGCGCCCGGCAAGTAA
- a CDS encoding alpha-E domain-containing protein → MLSRTASSLYWLGRYIERADFIARLVEATIRLDVLSARPAGEAAWLSALTVTDTEAAFKATGASLTREAVSRFLTSDSSNPGSIVRCLDMARMNARAVRTALTRESWSAINGAWLVFDKRVNRADPDRTLALVDAVKAETRGFEGALHRMLRNQTTLFIRLGQATERVDDTARLLDVKYHLLLPKGEQVGGTVDRDQWTTILQTVSAVTAYRWLYNDGLVPAHVIDLLLSRSELPRSVAGAIEEVTEVLTQLAKRTGTNGEADRMARSRHARATKTRASDVIVSGLHQHLQALIAENDQLHAAIARQFKFH, encoded by the coding sequence ATGCTGAGCCGGACTGCGTCTTCGCTCTACTGGCTGGGTCGCTACATCGAACGCGCCGACTTCATCGCGAGGCTGGTCGAGGCGACGATCCGCCTTGATGTTCTCTCCGCCCGGCCCGCTGGGGAAGCGGCATGGCTGTCCGCATTGACGGTGACGGACACGGAAGCGGCGTTCAAGGCGACCGGCGCGAGCCTGACGCGAGAGGCGGTGTCGCGGTTTCTGACGAGCGATTCTTCAAACCCGGGCTCGATCGTTCGCTGCCTGGACATGGCGCGGATGAACGCGCGAGCCGTGCGAACGGCGCTGACGCGCGAATCCTGGTCGGCGATCAACGGCGCCTGGCTGGTGTTCGACAAGCGGGTCAATCGTGCTGATCCCGATCGCACGCTCGCGCTTGTCGATGCGGTAAAGGCGGAAACCCGCGGGTTCGAGGGGGCGCTGCATCGCATGTTGCGCAACCAGACCACCTTGTTCATCCGCCTGGGCCAAGCGACCGAACGCGTGGACGACACCGCGCGGCTTCTTGACGTCAAATATCACCTGCTGCTGCCCAAAGGCGAGCAAGTCGGCGGCACCGTTGACCGGGATCAGTGGACAACCATTCTCCAGACGGTCTCTGCAGTCACCGCCTATCGCTGGCTCTACAATGACGGGCTGGTCCCGGCTCATGTCATCGACCTGCTGTTGTCACGCAGCGAACTGCCGCGCAGCGTGGCGGGCGCGATCGAGGAGGTGACGGAAGTGCTGACGCAATTGGCGAAGCGGACGGGCACCAATGGCGAGGCGGATCGCATGGCGCGTAGCCGGCACGCCCGCGCGACCAAGACGCGTGCCAGCGACGTGATCGTATCCGGCCTGCACCAGCATCTGCAGGCGCTGATCGCCGAGAACGATCAGCTTCACGCGGCCATAGCGCGCCAGTTCAAGTTCCACTGA
- a CDS encoding NAD(P)-dependent oxidoreductase, with amino-acid sequence MKIAFIGTGVMGAPMAGHLARAGHHVTVYNRTRAKAEATGLPVADTPAEAARGADAVVTCVGNDADLAEVTFGDDGAFAAMRDDAVFIDHTTVSADIARRLAESRALAVDAPVSGGQAGAEKGQLSIMCGGSADAMAKAQPVMEAYAARIVHVGGAGAGQQTKMVNQICIAGVLQGLSEALRFAQASKLDLDKVFEAISGGAAQSWQMVNRWPTMAKDEFNFGFAIDWMRKDLGLALDEAKRNGSVLPVAALVDQFYAEVQKMEGGRQDTSALVRRLPR; translated from the coding sequence ATGAAGATCGCATTCATCGGCACTGGCGTGATGGGCGCCCCCATGGCCGGGCATCTCGCGCGGGCTGGCCATCACGTGACCGTTTACAATCGAACCCGTGCAAAAGCGGAGGCGACCGGCCTTCCCGTGGCGGATACGCCGGCGGAGGCGGCGCGCGGGGCGGATGCCGTGGTGACGTGCGTCGGCAATGATGCGGACCTTGCCGAGGTGACGTTCGGCGATGACGGTGCCTTTGCCGCGATGCGCGATGACGCCGTCTTCATCGACCACACCACGGTTTCAGCGGACATCGCCCGGCGCTTGGCCGAAAGCCGCGCATTGGCGGTGGATGCGCCGGTGTCGGGCGGACAGGCGGGCGCCGAGAAGGGCCAGCTGTCGATCATGTGCGGCGGCAGCGCGGACGCGATGGCCAAGGCGCAGCCGGTGATGGAGGCCTATGCCGCGCGCATCGTCCATGTCGGCGGCGCCGGCGCCGGCCAGCAGACCAAGATGGTGAACCAGATCTGCATCGCCGGCGTGCTCCAGGGCTTGTCCGAAGCGTTGCGCTTCGCACAGGCGAGCAAGCTCGATCTCGACAAGGTCTTCGAGGCGATTTCCGGCGGCGCGGCGCAAAGCTGGCAGATGGTGAACCGCTGGCCGACCATGGCGAAGGACGAGTTCAACTTCGGTTTCGCGATCGACTGGATGCGCAAGGATCTGGGCCTCGCGCTCGACGAAGCGAAGCGGAACGGATCGGTGCTGCCGGTGGCGGCGCTGGTGGATCAATTCTACGCCGAGGTGCAGAAGATGGAGGGTGGCCGCCAGGATACCAGCGCGCTGGTGCGGAGGCTGCCGCGATGA
- a CDS encoding arginyltransferase: MTAPFRFPRFFVTSPAPCPYLPGRQERKVFTELSGPHAIELNDALGRIGFRRSQSVAYRPSCVGCTACVSVRVVTNEFESNSSQRKLVRRNDDLEITACRPWATEEQFQLLRRYLSHRHPSGGMAGMEEQDYADMVEHSPVNSVVVEYREPAVGDRPGRLIGACLTDRQADGLSMIYSFFDAEPGARSGLGNLIILDHILRARAAGLPYVYLGYWVKGAARMAYKTRYRPLEKLGPQGWTLMADEDLAPAIETSELA; encoded by the coding sequence GTGACTGCGCCTTTTCGTTTTCCGCGTTTTTTCGTGACCAGTCCGGCGCCCTGCCCGTATCTGCCCGGGCGGCAGGAACGGAAGGTATTCACCGAACTATCCGGTCCGCATGCCATTGAACTGAACGATGCGCTCGGCCGCATCGGCTTTCGCCGCAGCCAGTCGGTCGCCTATCGTCCCTCCTGCGTCGGCTGCACCGCCTGCGTGTCCGTCCGGGTCGTAACCAACGAGTTCGAGTCCAATAGCTCGCAGCGCAAGCTGGTCCGCCGCAACGACGATCTGGAAATCACCGCCTGTCGGCCATGGGCCACGGAGGAGCAGTTCCAGCTGCTGCGCCGCTATCTTTCCCATCGCCATCCCAGCGGCGGCATGGCGGGCATGGAGGAGCAGGATTATGCCGACATGGTCGAGCATTCGCCGGTCAATTCGGTGGTGGTCGAATATCGTGAACCGGCCGTCGGCGACCGTCCGGGCCGCCTGATCGGCGCGTGCCTGACCGACCGTCAGGCGGACGGGCTGTCGATGATCTACAGCTTCTTCGATGCGGAGCCCGGCGCGCGATCAGGCCTCGGCAATCTCATCATCCTTGATCACATCCTGCGCGCCCGCGCGGCCGGCCTGCCCTATGTCTATCTTGGCTATTGGGTGAAAGGCGCGGCGCGCATGGCGTACAAAACCCGCTATCGTCCACTTGAAAAACTGGGGCCGCAGGGCTGGACGCTGATGGCCGATGAGGACCTCGCCCCCGCGATCGAGACGAGCGAGCTCGCCTGA
- the radC gene encoding DNA repair protein RadC: MADSDPAATDNHGHRARLRERLLRGGGEALLDHELIEYLLALAIPRRDTKPLAKALLLEFGGIGGLLTADAEALMRVSGMGETSAAAIKIAQAAAIRLVQAEVAARPVLGNWQALLDYLRADMAHHVIERVRVLHLNSRNMLIRDEVMSEGSIDQAQVHVREVIRRAIDLGSAAIILVHNHPSGDPSPSRADIEVTKAIVDAGKGLGIAVHDHLIVGTSGHVSLRAKGLM; encoded by the coding sequence ATGGCCGACAGCGATCCCGCCGCCACCGACAATCACGGCCATCGCGCGCGGCTGCGGGAGCGCTTGCTGCGGGGTGGTGGCGAGGCGCTGCTCGATCATGAGCTCATCGAATATCTGCTGGCCCTGGCCATCCCGCGCCGCGACACCAAGCCGCTCGCCAAGGCATTGCTGCTCGAGTTCGGCGGGATCGGGGGTCTGCTGACCGCCGATGCCGAGGCGCTGATGCGCGTCTCCGGCATGGGCGAAACGAGTGCGGCGGCGATAAAGATCGCCCAGGCTGCGGCGATCCGGCTGGTGCAGGCGGAGGTGGCGGCGCGTCCGGTGCTGGGCAATTGGCAGGCCCTGCTCGATTACCTGCGCGCCGACATGGCGCATCACGTGATCGAGCGGGTGCGGGTGCTGCATCTCAACAGCCGAAACATGCTGATCCGTGACGAGGTGATGAGCGAAGGCTCGATCGACCAGGCGCAGGTGCACGTGCGCGAGGTGATCCGGCGGGCCATCGACCTGGGTTCGGCAGCGATCATCCTGGTGCACAATCACCCCTCGGGCGATCCCTCGCCGAGCCGGGCGGATATCGAGGTAACCAAGGCGATTGTCGATGCGGGCAAAGGGCTTGGCATAGCGGTGCACGACCATCTGATCGTCGGAACCAGCGGGCATGTGAGCCTGCGGGCGAAGGGGCTGATGTAG
- a CDS encoding circularly permuted type 2 ATP-grasp protein, which produces MGIRAFDEIMGTGGGSRPELASLAQWLADTPADELRRRQEAAEATFRQLGITFAVYGDNDASERIIPFDIVPRVFLADEWARLSEGLVQRVEAINAFLDDIYGAQEILKAGVLPEDLIFLNPQFRPEIVGIRPPHGIWAHICGIDLVRTGPDEFFVLEDNARTPSGVSYMLENREAMVRLCPELFGQFRVAAVDSYPDRLLETMRSVSPRGCGQNPTCVVLTPGHYNSAYYEHSFLADSMGVELVEAADLVVDDDVVYMRTIAGRVKVDVIYRRVDDDFLDPLVFRPDSMLGVPGLIAAYAAGNVAIINAPGNGIADDKAIYSYMPEIVRFYSGSEAKLPNVETWRCREPEALRYTLDHLDELVVKLVDGSGGYGMLVGPTASKGEIAKFREVLEAEPHRYIAQPTLALSTVPTLVEAGVAPRHVDFRPFVLSGAKGVQVVPGGLTRVALREGSLVVNSSQGGGTKDSFVLLDGGNRQTQTMGENGMTQEQSL; this is translated from the coding sequence ATGGGGATTCGGGCTTTCGACGAGATCATGGGCACAGGCGGCGGGAGCCGCCCTGAACTTGCAAGCCTGGCCCAATGGCTCGCCGATACGCCGGCTGACGAACTGCGCCGCCGACAGGAGGCAGCCGAAGCCACGTTTCGGCAGCTCGGCATCACCTTCGCCGTGTACGGGGACAATGATGCAAGCGAGCGCATCATCCCGTTCGATATCGTCCCGCGCGTCTTTCTGGCCGACGAATGGGCTCGGTTGTCTGAAGGGCTGGTTCAGCGCGTAGAGGCGATCAACGCTTTTCTGGACGATATCTACGGCGCGCAGGAAATCCTGAAGGCGGGGGTGCTGCCGGAGGATCTCATCTTCCTCAATCCGCAGTTTCGGCCGGAAATCGTTGGCATCCGTCCGCCCCACGGCATTTGGGCGCACATCTGCGGCATCGATCTGGTTCGTACCGGCCCGGACGAGTTCTTCGTCCTGGAAGACAATGCGCGAACGCCATCGGGCGTCAGCTACATGCTGGAAAACCGGGAGGCGATGGTTCGGCTATGCCCGGAGCTGTTCGGTCAGTTTCGCGTGGCGGCGGTGGACAGCTATCCGGATCGGCTGCTCGAGACGATGCGCTCGGTCAGTCCGCGCGGTTGCGGCCAGAACCCCACCTGCGTCGTGCTGACGCCGGGCCATTATAATTCCGCTTACTATGAGCACAGCTTCCTCGCGGACTCGATGGGCGTCGAACTGGTCGAGGCGGCCGATCTCGTTGTGGACGACGACGTGGTTTACATGCGCACGATCGCCGGCCGGGTTAAAGTCGACGTCATCTACCGGCGGGTGGATGACGATTTCCTCGACCCGCTCGTATTCCGACCCGATTCGATGCTGGGCGTGCCGGGGCTGATCGCAGCTTATGCCGCCGGGAACGTCGCCATCATCAACGCGCCCGGCAACGGCATCGCGGACGACAAAGCGATCTACAGCTACATGCCGGAGATTGTCCGCTTCTATTCGGGAAGCGAGGCCAAGCTGCCCAACGTGGAGACGTGGCGCTGCCGGGAACCGGAAGCGTTGCGCTATACGCTCGATCACCTGGACGAACTGGTGGTGAAGCTGGTCGATGGTTCGGGCGGTTATGGCATGCTGGTGGGGCCGACCGCGTCCAAGGGCGAAATCGCGAAATTCCGCGAGGTGCTGGAGGCGGAGCCGCATCGCTACATCGCGCAGCCGACGCTGGCGCTTTCCACGGTGCCGACCCTGGTCGAGGCCGGCGTGGCGCCGCGACATGTCGACTTTCGTCCCTTCGTGCTCAGCGGGGCGAAGGGCGTTCAGGTGGTGCCCGGCGGCCTGACCCGCGTGGCCCTGCGCGAAGGGTCGCTGGTGGTGAATTCCTCGCAGGGCGGCGGCACGAAGGACAGTTTCGTGCTGCTCGATGGCGGCAACAGGCAGACGCAGACAATGGGCGAGAACGGGATGACGCAGGAGCAGAGCCTGTGA
- the uvrC gene encoding excinuclease ABC subunit UvrC gives MQGSYGPPDRFNEEKATFAIRGSDQPDLEAGVAAIRNVVRTLPLKPGVYRMQDAKGDVLYVGKARALKSRVTNYTQVKNLSKRLQRMVSQTRSMTIVTTNNEAEALLLEAQLIKRYRPPYNVLLRDDKSFPFILLRQDHDYPRIQKHRGARRAKGDYYGPFASAGSVNNTLNALQKLFLLRSCTDGFFKTRDRPCLLYQIKRCSAPCVGRIDKAGYDELVADSKKFLAGKTTDVQAKLGAQMQAAAEAMDFELAAILRDRLRALTFIQGTQFINAEGVGDADIFALASHEGVIGIQAFFIRGGQNWGHRSFFPAHTAEVSEEEVLTLFLTQFYEEVPPPRTVLVDRALPDVEVLMEALTTLAGRKVAIEVPQRGTRKRLMEQACRNAKEALERRLAESTTQAKLNREVADLFELAEPPQRIEVYDNSHIQGSNAVGAMVVAGPEGFRKGQYRKFNIKQAATDDDFAMMREVLTRRFARAMEEDPDRDGDTWPDLVLLDGGRGQLNAAKAVLEDLGIEDVCLVGVAKGPHHGREGREVFHLMDGRELTLPVNSPVLFYLQRLRDEVHRFVIGAHREKRAKAIGASPLDEVPGIGPARKKALLMHFGTARAVRNASLADLQKAPGVSAGVAQQVYDFYHAK, from the coding sequence ATGCAAGGTTCCTACGGCCCCCCCGACCGGTTCAACGAAGAAAAAGCCACGTTCGCGATCCGCGGCAGCGACCAGCCCGATCTGGAGGCGGGCGTGGCGGCGATCCGGAATGTCGTTCGCACGCTGCCGCTGAAGCCCGGCGTGTACCGGATGCAGGATGCCAAGGGCGACGTGCTCTACGTGGGCAAGGCGCGCGCGCTGAAGAGCCGGGTGACCAATTACACGCAGGTCAAGAACCTGTCGAAGCGGCTTCAGCGCATGGTGTCGCAGACCCGGTCGATGACGATCGTCACCACCAACAACGAGGCGGAGGCGCTGCTGCTCGAGGCGCAGCTGATCAAGCGTTACCGCCCGCCCTACAACGTTCTCCTTCGCGATGATAAGTCGTTCCCGTTCATCCTGTTACGGCAGGACCATGATTATCCGCGCATCCAGAAGCATCGCGGCGCGCGCCGCGCCAAGGGCGATTATTACGGCCCCTTTGCCAGCGCCGGCAGCGTCAACAATACGCTGAACGCGCTGCAAAAGCTGTTCCTGCTCAGGAGCTGCACCGACGGTTTCTTCAAGACGCGTGATCGGCCGTGCCTGCTGTACCAGATCAAGCGCTGCTCGGCGCCTTGCGTCGGCCGCATCGACAAGGCGGGCTATGACGAGCTGGTGGCGGATTCGAAGAAGTTTCTCGCCGGCAAGACCACCGACGTGCAGGCAAAGCTCGGCGCGCAGATGCAGGCGGCGGCGGAGGCGATGGACTTCGAACTGGCCGCGATCCTGCGCGACCGGCTGCGCGCGCTCACCTTCATTCAGGGTACGCAGTTCATCAACGCCGAAGGGGTGGGGGACGCGGACATCTTCGCGCTCGCCAGCCATGAAGGCGTGATCGGCATCCAGGCCTTCTTCATCCGTGGCGGGCAGAATTGGGGCCATCGCAGCTTCTTCCCCGCGCATACCGCAGAGGTGAGCGAGGAGGAGGTGCTGACCCTGTTCCTGACGCAATTCTATGAGGAAGTGCCACCCCCGCGCACGGTGCTGGTGGATCGGGCGTTGCCCGACGTGGAGGTGCTGATGGAAGCGCTGACGACGCTCGCGGGGCGCAAGGTCGCGATCGAGGTGCCGCAGCGCGGCACGCGCAAGCGGCTGATGGAGCAGGCCTGCCGCAACGCCAAGGAAGCGCTGGAGCGGCGGCTGGCGGAAAGCACCACTCAGGCGAAGCTCAACCGCGAGGTCGCCGACCTGTTCGAACTTGCCGAGCCGCCGCAGCGGATCGAGGTGTACGACAACAGCCACATCCAGGGCAGCAATGCGGTCGGCGCGATGGTCGTCGCCGGACCGGAGGGCTTCCGCAAGGGCCAGTATCGCAAGTTCAACATCAAGCAGGCGGCGACCGACGACGATTTCGCGATGATGCGCGAAGTGCTCACCCGCCGCTTCGCCCGCGCCATGGAGGAGGATCCCGATCGCGACGGCGACACCTGGCCCGATCTCGTCCTGCTCGACGGCGGGCGGGGGCAGCTGAACGCCGCCAAGGCGGTGCTGGAGGATCTCGGCATCGAGGACGTGTGCCTGGTCGGCGTCGCCAAGGGCCCGCATCACGGCCGCGAGGGGCGGGAGGTGTTTCACCTGATGGACGGGCGCGAGCTGACGCTGCCCGTCAATTCGCCCGTGCTATTCTACCTCCAGCGGCTGCGCGACGAGGTCCACCGCTTCGTCATCGGCGCGCATCGGGAGAAGCGCGCCAAGGCGATCGGGGCGAGCCCGCTCGACGAGGTGCCCGGCATCGGCCCGGCACGCAAGAAGGCGCTGCTGATGCACTTCGGCACCGCACGTGCGGTACGCAACGCCAGTCTTGCCGATTTGCAAAAGGCACCCGGCGTCAGCGCGGGCGTCGCGCAGCAGGTGTACGATTTCTATCACGCGAAATGA